ATATTACATGCGCAACCGGTACGGCAAGGCAGCTCGCATCAAAGAAATTCATCGTTAAAAGTAAGCCCCTCGCCGTTGGCGAAGGGCTTTTTCTAGTTGCAGCGTGTGCAACAGGACAATCGAGGTGCTAAAATGAGCCAAACAGATGAACAAGAAGCTAAAAAAAAGCCTCAAAAGGGCGGCTTTGTTCAGGAGTTTTTAATTCCAATTTTGCTGGCGGTGGTACTGGTGCTTTTCCTACGCCATTTCATCGTTGGAACTTATTACATTCCCTCAGGTTCCATGATTCCGACCCTGGGATTGAACAACCAGGTGGTGGTGACCAAGTTATCCTACAAGATGCATGAGCCGGTGCGAGGCGATATTGTGGTCTTCAAGTACCCGGTGAATGAAAAAGAAGGCCTGGAAGAAATGGATTACGTTAAACGTCTGATCGGTTTGCCGGGGGACACGGTGGAAATCAAGGACAATACGGTTTTTATCAACGGTAAGCCGTTGGATGAGCCTTATGTCGCCCCGGATACCAATATGCCGGATTTCGGGCCCTTGACGGTGCCGGATAATGAGTACTTCATGATGGGGGATAACCGGAACCATTCCAGTGACAGCCGGTTTTGGGGAACGGTCCAGGCAGAGTATCTCATCGGCAAGGCTCAGTTGATTTACTGGCCGGTTTCTGCATGGCAGGTGTTAAGATGAATATACAGTGGTTTCCCGGACATATGGCCAAGGCCAGGCGGATGATTGAAAAAGAATTGGCCATGGTCGATGTTGTGATTGAATTGGTGGATGCGCGCATACCGGTGGCCAGTAAAAACCCGCTCCTGGAAGAGATTATCG
This portion of the Peptococcus niger genome encodes:
- the lepB gene encoding signal peptidase I; the protein is MSQTDEQEAKKKPQKGGFVQEFLIPILLAVVLVLFLRHFIVGTYYIPSGSMIPTLGLNNQVVVTKLSYKMHEPVRGDIVVFKYPVNEKEGLEEMDYVKRLIGLPGDTVEIKDNTVFINGKPLDEPYVAPDTNMPDFGPLTVPDNEYFMMGDNRNHSSDSRFWGTVQAEYLIGKAQLIYWPVSAWQVLR